One part of the Rutidosis leptorrhynchoides isolate AG116_Rl617_1_P2 chromosome 1, CSIRO_AGI_Rlap_v1, whole genome shotgun sequence genome encodes these proteins:
- the LOC139864337 gene encoding 3-ketoacyl-CoA synthase 11-like, producing the protein MSEVVKPLITQSSSSKLPDFKKSVKLKYVKLGYHYLITHGMYLCLSPLVVVLAAQLSTFSPQDVYVLWDHLRFNLISVVVCSTLLVFFSTLYVLTRPKPVYLVNFSCYKPVEERKCTRQIFMDRSAETGSFTDQSLDFQRKILERSGLGESTYLPEAVLRVPPNPCMAEARKEAELVMFGAIDELLAKTGVKPKDIGILVVNCSLFNPTPSLASMIVNHYKLRGNILSFNLGGMGCSAGLIAIDLAKDLLQVNPNSYALVMSMENITLNWYFGNERSMLVSNCLFRMGGAAILLSNKNSDRKKSKYQLVNTVRTHKGSDEKCFSCVTQLEDPMGKVGVALSKDLMGVAGHALKTNITTLGPLVLPMSEQLLFFATLVGKKLFRMKIKPYIPDFKLAFEHFCIHAGGRAVLDEIEKNLQLTDWHMEPSRMTLNRFGNTSSSSPWYELAYSEAKGRIRKGDRAWQIAFGSGFKCNSAVWKALKTVDPAKEKNPWMDEIDRFPVDVPKFSALS; encoded by the coding sequence ATGAGTGAAGTAGTCAAACCCTTGATTACACAATCTTCATCTTCAAAGCTTCCTGATTTCAAGAAATCTGtaaaattaaagtatgtcaaattaGGGTATCATTATCTTATAACACATGGAATGTACTTGTGTTTATCACCTCTTGTTGTTGTTCTTGCTGCTCAATTGTCTACCTTTTCGCCTCAAGATGTTTATGTTCTTTGGGATCATTTAAGGTTTAATCTTATTTCGGTTGTCGTATGCTCGACCCTTTTGGTTTTTTTCTCAACCCTTTATGTTCTAACCCGCCCAAAACCCGTTTACCTTGTGAACTTCTCGTGCTATAAACCCGTAGAAGAACGTAAATGCACCCGTCAAATCTTTATGGATAGATCAGCTGAAACGGGCTCGTTTACTGACCAAAGCCTTGATTTTCAAAGAAAGATTCTTGAAAGGTCGGGTCTTGGTGAGTCAACATATCTTCCCGAAGCCGTTCTTCGAGTACCTCCGAATCCTTGTATGGCAGAGGCACGAAAAGAGGCCGAACTTGTGATGTTTGGTGCCATTGATGAACTTTTAGCTAAAACGGGTGTTAAACCGAAAGATATTGGGATTTTGGTTGTGAATTGTAGTTTGTTTAATCCAACACCTTCTTTAGCTTCAATGATTGTTAATCATTACAAACTTAGAGGCAACATTTTAAGCTTTAACCTTGGTGGAATGGGTTGTAGTGCGGGCTTAATCGCTATTGATCTTGCTAAAGATCTTCTTCAAGTCAACCCAAATTCGTATGCTTTAGTAATGAGTATGGAAAACATCACATTGAATTGGTATTTCGGTAACGAAAGGTCAATGCTTGTGTCAAACTGCTTGTTCCGAATGGGTGGGGCTGCAATTTTACTCTCGAACAAAAACTCTGACCGAAAAAAGTCAAAGTATCAATTAGTCAACACTGTTAGAACTCACAAAGGTTCAGACGAAAAGTGTTTTTCGTGCGTCACTCAGTTAGAAGATCCAATGGGTAAAGTTGGAGTTGCGTTGTCGAAAGATTTAATGGGAGTAGCGGGTCACGCGTTAAAAACCAACATAACCACTTTAGGCCCGCTCGTTTTACCCATGTCAGAACAGTTACTTTTCTTTGCAACTTTAGTTGGGAAAAAGCTGTTTCGTATGAAGATTAAGCCGTATATACCTGATTTTAAGCTAGCGTTTGAGCATTTTTGTATTCATGCCGGTGGTCGAGCGGTTCTTGATGAAATCGAAAAGAATTTGCAGCTTACAGATTGGCATATGGAGCCATCAAGAATGACTCTTAATCGATTTGGGAATACGTCGAGTAGTTCGCCATGGTATGAGTTGGCGTATTCGGAAGCAAAAGGGAGGATCCGAAAAGGAGATAGAGCGTGGCAAATAGCATTTGGGTCGGGTTTTAAGTGTAACAGTGCGGTTTGGAAGGCGTTAAAGACTGTTGATCCTGCAAAAGAGAAGAATCCGTGGATGGATGAGATCGATCGATTTCCTGTAGATGTTCCAAAGTTTTCTGCTTTAAGCTGA